In the genome of Candidatus Methylomirabilota bacterium, the window CGACGCCCCCCGCCACCTGTTCCCGTTCTTTCTCCTCGTCCCGCTCGGGATCGCCGCGCTCTGGGCCTGTGCCCCGGGCTGGGTCCGACTCGTGGCAGGCGTCGGCCTGATCCTGGTGCTCGCGAACAACGTCTTCGCAACGGCGCAGGATGCGCACGCCGGTAAGCCGTCGGTGCGAGAGCTGTTGGCGGCCCTGGACGCTCGTGGGGTGCGCTTCGTCTACACGGATTACGCGATCGCATACCCGCTGGTCTTCCTCTCACACGAACGCGTCATCGCCTCTCCCGCAGCCGGGCCGACGAACGTGGACCGATATCCGCCGTACACGCACGCCGTCGCGGCGTCGCCGTGTCCCGCCTACGTCTTTCGGCGGGGCAGCGAAGCCAGTGCGGTCTTTGTGCGCGAGATGCGTCGCGTCGGGATCGCGTTCTCTCGCGAGGAGCTTTCTGAGTTCGATGTTTATGTGCCCGAGCGCCATGTCGATCCGCACGACCTCGCGCTCCTGAGGAGATTCTGAGGGTGCCGAAGGTCGGGGTGGACGGGCGCGAGCTCCGCCCGGGCGTGCGCAGCGGCATCCGCCGCTACCTCGTCGAGGTGCTCCGCGCGCTCTCGCGCGCCGGCTGGCCATGCGTCGTGTACGGCGACCGCGGCAGCGCGCTCGATGAGGCGCTGCCGGGCGTCGCCGCGCGGGTCCTGCCCGGGTCGTGGACGCAGGTCTGGGACCAGGTGAGCCTGCCCCGCGCGCTCCGCGAGGACGGCGCCTCGGTCTTCCTGTCGCCGTACTACAAGGGCCCGCTCCGGGCGCCGTGCCCGGTGGTCCTCACGATCCACGACCTCTACTTCATCGCGTACCCGGGCCGGCCCCGCCCCCTCCGCGACGCGGTGTTGATCCGCGTGGCGCGCCTGTACGCGCGCCGCGCGGCGGCGATCGTCGCCGACTCGGAGCACTCGCGGCGCCAGATCGTGGCCCGGCTCAGGATCGACCCGGCCAGGGTGACGGTGATCCCCGTCGCGCTCGGCCGCGAGTTCACGCCCGCGGCGCCGGCGGCCGGGGTGCGCTACGGGATCACTTCGTCCTACATTCTCTACGTGGGGAACTTCCGGCCGCACAAGAACCTGCCGCGGCTGCTCGCGGCGTACGCGGCGCTGCCCGCGCCGCTGCGCGCGGCGCACGCGCTGGTCCTCGCCGGGGGCGACCGCGCGGGCCGTCCCGCCCTCGAGGCGCTCGCGCGCGAGCTCGGCGTCGCCGACCGCGTGGTGTTCCCGGGCCTCGTGGACGACCGCGACCTGCCCGGGCTCTACGCGGGCGCGACGGCGGCC includes:
- a CDS encoding glycosyltransferase family 1 protein produces the protein MPKVGVDGRELRPGVRSGIRRYLVEVLRALSRAGWPCVVYGDRGSALDEALPGVAARVLPGSWTQVWDQVSLPRALREDGASVFLSPYYKGPLRAPCPVVLTIHDLYFIAYPGRPRPLRDAVLIRVARLYARRAAAIVADSEHSRRQIVARLRIDPARVTVIPVALGREFTPAAPAAGVRYGITSSYILYVGNFRPHKNLPRLLAAYAALPAPLRAAHALVLAGGDRAGRPALEALARELGVADRVVFPGLVDDRDLPGLYAGATAAVLPSLEEGFGLPALEAMACGTPVVVSNRGALPELVAEAGLVADAERPADLAGALARVLADPGVRAELRRRGLARAGLYTAERTAGRVLDLLRRVAEGRR